Genomic DNA from uncultured Ilyobacter sp.:
AGAAGTCACATGGAAAATTCTAGATATCATGATAGGGATAACTATGCTTTCGATTTCACTGAGCTTGATACAGTTTACCATCAAAAACCATTTTTAGATCAGAAGAGGGTGACCCACAAGTGATTTTTCTACTTGGGTCACCCTCTTATGCTTTTGTTATTCTATTTAATTTGATTTTTTTAGATAGTTCCCCCTATAAATGTAATTCTTAGGTAAAACTGCTTCTTTTTTTATGTCCCGGTGAACCAATGATTTACATCAAAATTAAATAGTCTGAACACCCCTTGCAGGAAACTATCTGTGGAGGCTGCAATGATAACAGTCCCGATCCCAGCATATCCTCCTAGAAGATAGACAGTGTATTGAGGATTGTTCCGCTACCTATTCTTTCTCCTAAAAAAAGGTCTAGAGTTATAACAGTACCTCCTACAAGAATGGCAGCCTGGCCTATTGTTATCCCCCCAACCTTTGAAATCCCTTGCTGGAGTACATCCCAGGGCGAAAACCCTAAGCTGGATTTTATTATTATAACTAAACCTAGAGAGCAGCAAAAGAATCCTAAAATTAATTTTATATACCTAAAGATCTCTTTTTTCAATATTTTCCCCCTTTAGAACCTGTACACATAAATAAATATTCTAAGTAGAATGCCCCAAATAAAGGGAAATGCAAGTATATTTATTGCAGTTAAATAGTTTTGATATAAGCCACTGGAAGGTTACTTTTAAAAGCTTAAATCCATTTTTTAAACTTTAATATTCCAAGGGTTATTATTATGGACAGAATCATGATAAGTACAGAAAAAGGGTACCCTAGGCTCCATCCTAATTCAGGCATAATGTCGAAGTTCATTCCGTAAATACCAGCTATTAAACTTGGCGGGGCGATACACACTGTGACCACGGTAAAAATTTTAATTATATGATTTTGTTCTAATTCGATCTTACTGGAAATATTATCTTTAAGATCATTGAGCCTGTCGAAGTTATAATTTATATGTCCATTTATTACTGATAAATCCTTGCTCTCAGAAATTAAGAGCTGCTGGCTTCTTTCACTCATGACAGGACTTCTCCTCAGTTGTAATATGATCCTTTGAAGTTCGATTAAGCATTCTTTAAGCTGGATATTATCAAGTTTTATTTTAGTCAGATTATCAAGTTCCTCTATTGAAATATTTTTTAGATCAAGAACTTCTTTGAAATATCTTTTAACCTTCTTTGAAACCAACTCAATGAGATCAGCATAATAATCTGTGAGAGAGCTCAAAAAAAGAAGAGTGAGTTCCTGGTCTGAATTTATATTGCTTGTATAGAAAATTCTGTTTTTTAAAATCTGAATAAGTGAAATATCCGAGACTCCGTTTAAATTTAGTATAAGAATATCCTTCAAAATTATTACGTGAATAAAACCTTCTTCAATTGTTTGATCTTTGCACAAGTTGGGAATGGTTAAGTTTAAAAATATTTGTGAGTCGATCTCTACGTATCTTGAGCTTATCTCTATCTCACTTCTTTTATCTAAGGGCTGGATAACAAAATCAAATCGTTTAGCTAAGTTGCTTATCTCCTGTTCGCTGGCTTCCATTAGCTGTATACTTAGAATTTTAGATCTATTTACATCAAGTTCATCTATACTTGAAACTGTTTTGATCTCTCCGTTTTTTAATAAAACCTCAACCATGTTCTCCTCCTAGTAATGATGTTGAAATTTGTTGCCTTACAAAACTATATTCTTAAAAATCGCCCATTACCTCTTTTATCTCATTTTTGAATATTTTACTTTTTTACTGAAGAAAAGAAAAAGAATAGACTTTAGATTAAAAATAACGGTATTACAACACAAATAAATGAATATGATTTGATTGGCTTGATATATATCTTTTTTATAAACTTCAGTATTTATAGAATTCTATTCCCAGAAAATTATTAGGATATTTCATACCAAAAGAGGTTGTAGAAATGGCTACAGGAACTATTAAATTGCTGCCTACAGCCTAGATATTGTAATATGTTAAAATTTCTGATTTAAATTGACAATTCGGGATTTCAGCAAAACAATTATATCACTTACAGATAAAAATAAAATTATTTTTAGATCTTGTAAAAGGATAATTTTATTTTGTTTTTAGTATGTATAGTTCGTAAAATGATAACTGAATTCTATTTAAACACTCTTAAAATTTTGATTTTTTTTATATGAATTTAGTAAAAAATTACTTATTTAACTTTCATTGACATTTATCTGAATAAGAGTTAACTTATTTGAATGATAACGAAATAAAGGAGTTGTTTTGTGGCTGATATATTAAAAGAAGCTGAAAGGTGTCTAATGTGCAAAAATCCCCGTTGTGTAGCTGCATGTCCTGCCTCTACTGAAATTCCGAGGATTATAAAATTATTTAAAGAAAATAAAATTATGGAAGCTGGAGAGATATTATTTGAAAACAATCCTCTTTCTTCTGTCTGTGGCCTTATCTGTTCCCATGAAACTCAGTGCAAAGGGAATTGTATCCTCGGAATAAAGGGTGACGGTCTAAATTTTGGAGATATAGAAAACTATATATCCTCATTTTATCTAGATAGAATGAAACTTGTGGAACCAAAAAAGAGAAATCAGAGTATCGCCATCATCGGTGGGGGACCTGCGGGAATAACGCTGGCTTTTATACTGATTCAAAAAGGATTTGACATAACTATTTTTGAATCCCATGACAAGATCGGCGGAGTGTTAAGGTATGGAATACCTGAATTCAGGCTTCCTAGAACATTGCTAGATAAGCTAGAAGAAAAACTCATTGAGGCCGGAGTGAAAATAAGACCCAATATCTCCATAGGATCTACCATCACTGTAGAAGATCTTTTTTCAGACGGATATGAGGCTATCTTTATAGGAACAGGTACATGGAAGCCAAAGAGGTTGCGTATAAAAGGGGAGTCCCTGGGACATACTCATTTTGCTGTAAACTACCTTAAAAATCCAGATGTATACAGACTTGGTAAGGAGATTGCAATTATAGGAGCGGGGAATGTGGCCATGGATGCAGCCAGGACAGCTATAAGGCATGGAGTTGAAAAGGCAACTATCTTATTCAGGGATGCCGAAGAATTTATAGAGGCTAGAGAGCACGAGGTAAAATATGCAAAGATTGACGGAGTGGAATTCATGTACCATGTGGGGCCTACAGAAATTACCGATGATGGAGTAAAAATTGTGGATATGGAGAAATCTATTTCCGAAGATGGGTATCCTGTATTTACCCCTTTAGAGGGATCAGAGAGGCTGTTTGAAAGTGATTCTGTTATTATTGCCGTAAGTCAGGGTCCAAAATCTAGAATAGTTTCAAATGTAAACAGTATCAAGGTGAATGACAATGGACTGATCATTACTGACAAGGACGGCCATACAACCATGCCAGGAGTATTCTCAGGAGGGGATGTAGTTACCGGTGCAAAAACGGTGGTAGAAGCAGTAAATATATCTAGAAATATAGCTGAGAAGATTGAAGAGTATTTAGATAAAAAAAGTTGAAAACAGATAAAACTCATGGGGACCTCAGATAATGGCAATAACTCTACCTTTAGTACTCTCAGGAAAGAGTGCCCTTGATTTTAGACTTTGAACTTGTATGCAGATACTATGAAATTTATCGTCTACAAAACTAGAAGGAACTATTTCCCCCCTCTTATCAGCAGTTGTTATAGATGAGATAACATGTACAGGATCCCTTGTGATTATGGCCATCGGGTTCAATATCTTGGGAGTGACAAAGATAAAAGTTGCCAATCTCAGTCTGGCTCCCTTTATTCCCATATTTATATAGTATCTTATTAGAAATTACAGTCAAGAGAATTATTTTAAAATTTAGATGAACAGACAGGGTTAATCTCCTGTCTGTTTTTTTTTAAAGTTTAAATTGAAAAATAAAAGTTTTTCTAAAGTAAAAGTACCATATTTTTAAGCCAGAAGATGCTAAAAGGTACATATGTTTGACATTGGAACTTGAAAACGTATTCCTTACATTTTTTCTTTGAAAATAATTAAAAATGTGTTAAAATTTAAGTCTGCAAGAAAATTAATATGTAATAAATATATCAAAGGAGTAGATATTCAAATTATAACAGACCTAAAAAATTTTTAAAATCTAGTTTTTATGAAAGAAAAAATTGTGTAATTATAATGGAGGATAAGATGAAAAATTTATTTAACAAATGGAATCAGTTGAGCCTAGTTAAGAGAATTATAGCTGGTCTAGTGGTTGGAACACTGTTGGCAATTACAGTTCCTGATCTAGCCAAACCAATATCAATATTCGGATCATTATTTGTAGGGGCATTAAAATCAGTTGCACCGATTCTGGTATTCTTTCTTGTAATGTCGGCAATATCCCAACATGAGAAAGGACAAAAGACAAACATGAAGTCTGTTGTCACTTTATATCTTGTAGGAACATTTGCAGCAGGACTTGTTGCTGTTGTAGGAAGTTTTATGTTCCCTGTGGCCATTAAATTGGGTGCTGGAACTGGAAACAGTGTAACACCTCCAGCTGGTGTTGTAGAGGTTTTAAAATCCTTGCTTCTAAATGTCGTTGACAACCCTATACATGCATTAGCTAGTGCAAACTACATAGGTATTTTATCATGGGCAGTGTTACTAGGGGTTGCACTAAAAAATGCCCCTGCAACAACTAAAACAATGATTTCTAATTTTTCAGATGCCTTATCACAGGTTGTAAGATGGGTTATTAATTTAGCCCCTCTTGGGATTATGGGATTGGTATTTTCTACTGTTTCAGAAAATGGAATAGGCTCAATGGTGGATTATGGACGTCTTTTAGGTCTGCTTCTTGGGTCCATGTTCTTTATGGCTCTTGTTGTAAATCCTCTGATCGCATTCTTTATGATTCGTCAGAATCCTTACCCACTTGTTATAAAGTGCCTGAAGCAAAGTGGTATCACAGCTTTCTTCACTAGAAGTTCAGCTGCAAATATCCCTGTAAATATGGAGTTGTGTGAAGAGCTTGGACTAGAAAAAGACATCTACTCCGTATCAATCCCTCTGGGGGCTACGATCAATATGGCAGGAGCTGCAATTACAATCTCGGTACTGACTCTAGCTGCAGTTAATACACTTGGAATCCAGGTGGATATGGGGACGGCGTTAATTCTCAGTATACTGTCAGCTGTAAGTGCTTGTGGAGCATCAGGTGTAGCCGGTGGGTCACTGCTTCTTATCCCGTTGGCATGCAGTTTATTTGGAATTCAAAATGAAGTTGCAATGCAGGTGGTGGCTGTAGGATTTGTTATAGGGGTTATCCAGGACTCGGTGGAAACAGGTCTGAACTCATCAACAGATGTACTTTTCACAGCTGTGGCTGAGATGTCAGAATGGAGAAAAAAAGGTAAAAAGATACTTATTGAAAAGGCATAAAATAGCTAAATATGAAAGGCCCCCTAGTTTTTAGGAGGCCTTTTATTTATGGTGAATTTAAGATTTTAAACTGTGGTCTAATAATTTTAGAAAAATCTAATTTAGATTAATTTTAATATTTCACTGTTTAATATCTCGTATCCCTGTGGCGAAAGATGAATTCCGTCAACAGAGTACTCACTCTTCAAATTAAGATTTTCATCGCAAAATAAATGATGTAAATCGATAAAATTAAAATTATTAATTGCGGCATTTTCTTCGATAATTCTATTTAATTTTCTTACCTTCATATTTATTTTTGACCGACCTTCTATGGGAAGTATTGACAGAACAATAATTTTTTTAAAGTGCTTTCCCAAAGTATGGAATATTTCCTTATAATATTTGTAACTCTTTTTCAAAGAAAATCCCTTTAGTATATCGTTAATTCCAACTTTAAGTATTACTTTTTTACAATTAAATTCAGATATTCCATTTATTCTAGACACGATATCCACTGTGGTATTTCCATAGACTCCTAGGTTTATTACCTTGTCATGCTTAAAAGGATTAAGCTCTGTTATGCTGTCACCCAATAAAATTGTAGTTTTCAATTTCTTCTCCTTGAATTTCACTGTTTATTTTTTAAAATTTAGATTATAAAAAATTATAATCTGTCACTATTGGTTCTCTTCCTGTTGTCTTATCATTGAAATACTCATAGAAGGATATCCCCATAAATCCACCAGAGATATTGAATACATTATTAAAACCTAGATTTTGAAGGGCCAAAACTGCATTATACGATCTCTGACCAGATCTGCAATGTAAATAAACAGGTTGATCTTTAGGTATCTCATCTACTCTTCTTCTTAACTCTGACAGAGGTATATTTTTTACACCTTTGATGTGACTCGTATCATACTCTTTTTTCTCTCTTACATCGATTATATATTTTTTATTTTCAACTAATTCTCTTACCTTGTGAGCAGCCACCTGTCTGAAAGAACCGTGGAGTAAGTTAGATGCTACATATCCGGCAAAGTTCACAACATCTTTAGCTGTACCAAAAGGAGGAGCATAGCAGAGTTCAAGATCTCTTAGATTTTCAATGGTGGCTCCAAACTTTATTGCAGTAGCGATAACATCTATTCTCTTATCTACGTTTCCTCTACCGATTGCCTGGGCACCTAATATTTTTCCTGTTGGTTTTTCAAATAAAAGTTTAAAATGAACTTCTTCAGAGTCAGGCATGAGTCCAACTTTATCCTTAGGAATTATTTTTACAGAATCATATTCAATCTTCATATCTTTTAATAGATGTTCATTTAATCCTGTTGCTGCAGCTCCGTAATTAAAGACTTTTATTACTGAAGATCCGATATATCCTGTATTATTGATGCATCTACTATGAATGTGGTCGGCCACTGAACGAGCTTGTTTTTGAGCAGGTCCAGCAAGGGGAAGTTTAAAATAATCCTGCATCAATGGATTGTAGACCTCTATAGCATCCCCCACGGCATAGATGTCAGAATCCACTGTCATAAAGTTAGGGTCCACCTTCATAGCTCCAGTCTTTCCTATCTCAAGTCCAGAATTTGTAGCCAGGTCTGTTTCAGAACTTACCCCTATAGCCAGTACCACCACTTCCGAATCTAGTTTTTTCCCAGACTCCAGTATTACCTTGTTTTTATCAAAAGAACTTACCTTGTCCCCGACGATGAGATCTATTCCGTGATCCATAATTTCCTTATTCAAAATTTGAACCATATCATAGTCAAACTGCTTCAAAATCTGAGGCATAGCCTCTACAAGGGAAACATTATAACCAGCTTCCACAAGGTTTTCAGCGCATTCAACCCCTATAAATCCCCCACCGATTACAGTTATTCTAGAAGGTTTTGTATCTTTGATAAAGAGATTTAATTTTTTTATATCCACCACATTTCTAACGGTAAAAGTATTTACTTTTTCTATTCCAGGGATAGATGGCACGATTGGTTTAGCACCTGGAGATAATATTAGTTTATCGTATGATTCCCTGTAAGTCTTTCCAGTAGCAAGATCTAAAACTTCCACCTCTTTATTTGCCCGGTCTATTTTTAAAACTTCATTATTTACTCTTGCCTCGATATTATACTGGGATGCAAATTTTTCAGGTGACATAAGGATCAAAGATTCGGCCTGTTTTACAGTTCCGCTCAGATGATATGGAAGGCAGCAATTTGAAAAAGAAACATTGGGTCCCTTTTCAAATATTATTATCTGGCTTTCTTCGCTCAATCTTCTCAGTCTAGCAGCAGCAGAGGCACCTCCTGCCACACCGCCGACAATTAAATATTTTTTGCCCATTGAAAACCACTCCTTAAATTTAGTAATGTAATTTTATCTTTCTATCCCGTCTCTAGCCATGACTCCCTGTTCATAATAGTGTTTGATCTCTTTCATTTCTGTTACAAGGTCAGCCTGCTCTATTACTTTTTCAGGTGCATATCTTCCAGTCAGAACAAGTTCTGTTTCTAAGGGTTTAACTTTCATCAGATAAAGAATCTCTTCCTCTGTTATGAGATTAAAATACGTAGATACACATATTTCATCTAGTATCACAAGATCATATTTTTTACTGAGAAGAACCTCCAAAACTCTATTATAACCTTCTTTTGCTTTTTTTATATCTAGTTCACTTACATCGTCACGGG
This window encodes:
- a CDS encoding CorA family divalent cation transporter; this encodes MVEVLLKNGEIKTVSSIDELDVNRSKILSIQLMEASEQEISNLAKRFDFVIQPLDKRSEIEISSRYVEIDSQIFLNLTIPNLCKDQTIEEGFIHVIILKDILILNLNGVSDISLIQILKNRIFYTSNINSDQELTLLFLSSLTDYYADLIELVSKKVKRYFKEVLDLKNISIEELDNLTKIKLDNIQLKECLIELQRIILQLRRSPVMSERSQQLLISESKDLSVINGHINYNFDRLNDLKDNISSKIELEQNHIIKIFTVVTVCIAPPSLIAGIYGMNFDIMPELGWSLGYPFSVLIMILSIIITLGILKFKKWI
- a CDS encoding NAD(P)-dependent oxidoreductase, translating into MADILKEAERCLMCKNPRCVAACPASTEIPRIIKLFKENKIMEAGEILFENNPLSSVCGLICSHETQCKGNCILGIKGDGLNFGDIENYISSFYLDRMKLVEPKKRNQSIAIIGGGPAGITLAFILIQKGFDITIFESHDKIGGVLRYGIPEFRLPRTLLDKLEEKLIEAGVKIRPNISIGSTITVEDLFSDGYEAIFIGTGTWKPKRLRIKGESLGHTHFAVNYLKNPDVYRLGKEIAIIGAGNVAMDAARTAIRHGVEKATILFRDAEEFIEAREHEVKYAKIDGVEFMYHVGPTEITDDGVKIVDMEKSISEDGYPVFTPLEGSERLFESDSVIIAVSQGPKSRIVSNVNSIKVNDNGLIITDKDGHTTMPGVFSGGDVVTGAKTVVEAVNISRNIAEKIEEYLDKKS
- a CDS encoding DUF554 family protein, whose translation is MTCTGSLVIMAIGFNILGVTKIKVANLSLAPFIPIFI
- the sstT gene encoding serine/threonine transporter SstT, translating into MKNLFNKWNQLSLVKRIIAGLVVGTLLAITVPDLAKPISIFGSLFVGALKSVAPILVFFLVMSAISQHEKGQKTNMKSVVTLYLVGTFAAGLVAVVGSFMFPVAIKLGAGTGNSVTPPAGVVEVLKSLLLNVVDNPIHALASANYIGILSWAVLLGVALKNAPATTKTMISNFSDALSQVVRWVINLAPLGIMGLVFSTVSENGIGSMVDYGRLLGLLLGSMFFMALVVNPLIAFFMIRQNPYPLVIKCLKQSGITAFFTRSSAANIPVNMELCEELGLEKDIYSVSIPLGATINMAGAAITISVLTLAAVNTLGIQVDMGTALILSILSAVSACGASGVAGGSLLLIPLACSLFGIQNEVAMQVVAVGFVIGVIQDSVETGLNSSTDVLFTAVAEMSEWRKKGKKILIEKA
- a CDS encoding GDSL-type esterase/lipase family protein, whose amino-acid sequence is MKTTILLGDSITELNPFKHDKVINLGVYGNTTVDIVSRINGISEFNCKKVILKVGINDILKGFSLKKSYKYYKEIFHTLGKHFKKIIVLSILPIEGRSKINMKVRKLNRIIEENAAINNFNFIDLHHLFCDENLNLKSEYSVDGIHLSPQGYEILNSEILKLI
- a CDS encoding FAD-dependent oxidoreductase produces the protein MGKKYLIVGGVAGGASAAARLRRLSEESQIIIFEKGPNVSFSNCCLPYHLSGTVKQAESLILMSPEKFASQYNIEARVNNEVLKIDRANKEVEVLDLATGKTYRESYDKLILSPGAKPIVPSIPGIEKVNTFTVRNVVDIKKLNLFIKDTKPSRITVIGGGFIGVECAENLVEAGYNVSLVEAMPQILKQFDYDMVQILNKEIMDHGIDLIVGDKVSSFDKNKVILESGKKLDSEVVVLAIGVSSETDLATNSGLEIGKTGAMKVDPNFMTVDSDIYAVGDAIEVYNPLMQDYFKLPLAGPAQKQARSVADHIHSRCINNTGYIGSSVIKVFNYGAAATGLNEHLLKDMKIEYDSVKIIPKDKVGLMPDSEEVHFKLLFEKPTGKILGAQAIGRGNVDKRIDVIATAIKFGATIENLRDLELCYAPPFGTAKDVVNFAGYVASNLLHGSFRQVAAHKVRELVENKKYIIDVREKKEYDTSHIKGVKNIPLSELRRRVDEIPKDQPVYLHCRSGQRSYNAVLALQNLGFNNVFNISGGFMGISFYEYFNDKTTGREPIVTDYNFL
- a CDS encoding cob(I)yrinic acid a,c-diamide adenosyltransferase, which encodes MRGYIQVYTGNGKGKTTASLGLILRALGSNLKVYMGQFMKGQRYGELNTLEKLGVLVERFGTEECLMSRDDVSELDIKKAKEGYNRVLEVLLSKKYDLVILDEICVSTYFNLITEEEILYLMKVKPLETELVLTGRYAPEKVIEQADLVTEMKEIKHYYEQGVMARDGIER